One genomic window of Arachis hypogaea cultivar Tifrunner chromosome 8, arahy.Tifrunner.gnm2.J5K5, whole genome shotgun sequence includes the following:
- the LOC112706303 gene encoding tubulin alpha-4 chain isoform X1 translates to MRECISIHIGQAGIQVGNACWELYCLEHGIQPDGQMPSDKTVGGGDDAFNTFFSETGAGKHVPRAVFVDLEPTVIDEVRTGAYRQLFHPEQLISGKEDAANNFARGHYTIGKEIVDLCLDRIRKLADNCTGLQGFLVFNAVGGGTGSGLGSLLLERLSVDYGKKSKLGFTVYPSPQVSTSVVEPYNSVLSTHSLLEHTDVAVLLDNEAIYDICRRSLDIERPTYTNLNRLVSQVISSLTASLRFDGALNVDVTEFQTNLVPYPRIHFMLSSYAPVISAEKAYHEQLSVAEITNSAFEPSSMMAKCDPRHGKYMACCLMYRGDVVPKDVNAAVATIKTKRTIQFVDWCPTGFKCGINYQPPTVVPGGDLAKVQRAVCMISNSTSVAEVFSRIDHKFDLMYAKRAFVHWYVGEGMEEGEFSEAREDLAALEKDYEEVGAESGEGEEGEGEEDY, encoded by the exons ATGAGAGAGTGCATTTCGATCCACATTGGTCAGGCCGGTATCCAGGTCGGAAACGCCTGCTGGGAGCTTTACTGCCTCGAACATGGCATTCAG CCCGATGGACAGATGCCGAGTGACAAAACCGTTGGTGGAGGAGACGATGCCTTCAACACCTTCTTCAGTGAGACTGGCGCCGGAAAGCACGTGCCACGCGCCGTCTTCGTCGATCTTGAGCCCACCGTGATCGACGAGGTGAGGACCGGAGCCTACCGCCAACTCTTCCACCCCGAGCAACTCATCAGCGGCAAAGAAGACGCTGCCAACAATTTTGCTCGTGGCCATTATACCA TTGGGAAGGAGATCGTTGATCTCTGCCTTGATAGGATCAGGAAGCTTGCTGATAACTGCACCGGGCTCCAAGGGTTCTTGGTGTTCAATGCAGTTGGTGGTGGAACCGGTTCCGGTCTTGGTTCCCTTCTCTTGGAGCGTCTTTCTGTTGATTATGGAAAGAAATCTAAGCTTGGGTTCACTGTTTACCCATCTCCCCAGGTTTCTACCTCTGTTGTTGAGCCCTATAACAGTGTCCTTTCCACTCACTCCCTCCTTGAACACACTGATGTCGCCGTGCTTCTGGACAATGAAGCCATCTATGACATCTGCAGGCGCTCCCTTGACATTGAACGCCCCACCTACACCAACCTCAACCGCCTCGTCTCTCAG GTGATTTCATCCCTCACTGCCTCTTTGAGGTTTGATGGTGCACTGAACGTTGATGTGACTGAGTTCCAAACTAACTTGGTTCCATACCCAAGGATCCATTTCATGCTTTCATCCTATGCACCTGTTATTTCTGCTGAGAAGGCCTATCATGAGCAGCTCTCCGTTGCTGAGATCACCAACAGCGCATTCGAGCCGTCCTCCATGATGGCGAAGTGCGACCCTCGCCATGGCAAGTACATGGCCTGCTGCCTGATGTACCGTGGTGACGTGGTGCCCAAGGATGTGAATGCTGCTGTGGCCACCATCAAGACCAAGCGCACAATCCAATTTGTGGACTGGTGCCCAACTGGTTTCAAGTGCGGTATCAACTACCAGCCACCGACAGTTGTTCCCGGCGGTGACCTTGCCAAGGTGCAGAGGGCTGTGTGCATGATCTCCAACTCCACCAGTGTTGCTGAGGTGTTCTCAAGGATTGACCACAAGTTTGATCTCATGTATGCTAAGCGTGCTTTCGTCCACTGGTATGTGGGTGAGGGCATGGAAGAGGGTGAGTTCTCTGAGGCTCGTGAGGACCTTGCTGCTCTTGAGAAGGATTACGAGGAGGTTGGTGCGGAGTCTGGTGAGGGTGAGGAAGGTGAAGGAGAGGAAGACTATTAG
- the LOC112706303 gene encoding tubulin alpha-4 chain isoform X2: protein MRECISIHIGQAGIQVGNACWELYCLEHGIQPDGQMPSDKTVGGGDDAFNTFFSETGAGKHVPRAVFVDLEPTVIDEVRTGAYRQLFHPEQLISGKEDAANNFARGHYTIGKEIVDLCLDRIRKLADNCTGLQGFLVFNAVGGGTGSGLGSLLLERLSVDYGKKSKLGFTVYPSPQVSTSVVEPYNSVLSTHSLLEHTDVAVLLDNEAIYDICRRSLDIERPTYTNLNRLVSQVISSLTASLRFDGALNVDVTEFQTNLVPYPRIHFMLSSYAPVISAEKAYHEQLSVAEITNSAFEPSSMMAKCDPRHGKYMACCLMYRGDVVPKDVNAAVATIKTKRTIQFVDWCPTGFKCGINYQPPTVVPGGDLAKVQRAVCMISNSTSVAERVSSLRLVRTLLLLRRITRRLVRSLVRVRKVKERKTIRQPAMMMCFLFSIGHFSFLMLCCENIFVLLP, encoded by the exons ATGAGAGAGTGCATTTCGATCCACATTGGTCAGGCCGGTATCCAGGTCGGAAACGCCTGCTGGGAGCTTTACTGCCTCGAACATGGCATTCAG CCCGATGGACAGATGCCGAGTGACAAAACCGTTGGTGGAGGAGACGATGCCTTCAACACCTTCTTCAGTGAGACTGGCGCCGGAAAGCACGTGCCACGCGCCGTCTTCGTCGATCTTGAGCCCACCGTGATCGACGAGGTGAGGACCGGAGCCTACCGCCAACTCTTCCACCCCGAGCAACTCATCAGCGGCAAAGAAGACGCTGCCAACAATTTTGCTCGTGGCCATTATACCA TTGGGAAGGAGATCGTTGATCTCTGCCTTGATAGGATCAGGAAGCTTGCTGATAACTGCACCGGGCTCCAAGGGTTCTTGGTGTTCAATGCAGTTGGTGGTGGAACCGGTTCCGGTCTTGGTTCCCTTCTCTTGGAGCGTCTTTCTGTTGATTATGGAAAGAAATCTAAGCTTGGGTTCACTGTTTACCCATCTCCCCAGGTTTCTACCTCTGTTGTTGAGCCCTATAACAGTGTCCTTTCCACTCACTCCCTCCTTGAACACACTGATGTCGCCGTGCTTCTGGACAATGAAGCCATCTATGACATCTGCAGGCGCTCCCTTGACATTGAACGCCCCACCTACACCAACCTCAACCGCCTCGTCTCTCAG GTGATTTCATCCCTCACTGCCTCTTTGAGGTTTGATGGTGCACTGAACGTTGATGTGACTGAGTTCCAAACTAACTTGGTTCCATACCCAAGGATCCATTTCATGCTTTCATCCTATGCACCTGTTATTTCTGCTGAGAAGGCCTATCATGAGCAGCTCTCCGTTGCTGAGATCACCAACAGCGCATTCGAGCCGTCCTCCATGATGGCGAAGTGCGACCCTCGCCATGGCAAGTACATGGCCTGCTGCCTGATGTACCGTGGTGACGTGGTGCCCAAGGATGTGAATGCTGCTGTGGCCACCATCAAGACCAAGCGCACAATCCAATTTGTGGACTGGTGCCCAACTGGTTTCAAGTGCGGTATCAACTACCAGCCACCGACAGTTGTTCCCGGCGGTGACCTTGCCAAGGTGCAGAGGGCTGTGTGCATGATCTCCAACTCCACCAGTGTTGCTGAG AGGGTGAGTTCTCTGAGGCTCGTGAGGACCTTGCTGCTCTTGAGAAGGATTACGAGGAGGTTGGTGCGGAGTCTGGTGAGGGTGAGGAAGGTGAAGGAGAGGAAGACTATTAGACAGCCAGCCATGATGATGTGTTTCTTGTTTTCTATTGGACATTTTAGTTTTTTGATGCTTTGCTGTGAAAACATATTTGTGCTTCTACCTTAA